In one window of Euwallacea fornicatus isolate EFF26 chromosome 19, ASM4011564v1, whole genome shotgun sequence DNA:
- the Roc2 gene encoding RING-box protein 2 — MADENDNEKLENENQKAEKMFTLKKWNAVAMWSWDVECDTCAICRVQVMDACLRCQAESKKDSYGKQDCVVVWGECNHSFHYCCMSLWVKQNNRCPLCQQEWSIQRMGK, encoded by the exons atggCAGACGAAAACGACAACGAGAAACTAGAGAACGAAAATCAGAAAGCCGAAAAAATGTTCACACTTAAAAAGTGGAATGCGGTGGCAATGTGGAGCTGGGACGTTGAATGTGATACTTGTGCAATTTGCAG AGTTCAAGTCATGGATGCATGCTTGAGATGTCAAGCTGAGAGTAAAAAAGATTCTTATGGAAAGCAGGATTGTGTGGTGGTTTGGGGCGAATGCAATCACTCTTTTCACTACTGTTGCATGTCTTTGTGGGTGAAACAGAACAACAGATGTCCCCTATGCCAGCAAGAATGGTCTATACAAAGAATGGGAAAATGA